In Papaver somniferum cultivar HN1 chromosome 1, ASM357369v1, whole genome shotgun sequence, a genomic segment contains:
- the LOC113349860 gene encoding uncharacterized protein LOC113349860, producing MAGEESLPLYSNSGAQASIEGGKSTDGYVLNLSSFDFPLLLPISSNISQKIGGGLNWSSVAISIHGTKAFVFNFSLEEDRKSDHEHGSSHLAGKLFIVRPWTLLIEQSIAEMKKILVWVLIYNVPLHLWNKLGLRSIASFIGITLLMDECTKKKTRLSYARVCAEISYDCPYPSLIPLWIDGRHVMDLPVEYQWKPPKCSNCLSFGHTASSCSLSGAKKKVHWNPEKNQIQGNSLVSANNQKEIGNQESTGVSGAEISVHNTHPSKEVFQLDIPLQTNENGLGNAGVSQIS from the exons ATGGCTGGGGAGGAATCTCTCCCTCTCTACTCTAATTCGGGGGCCCAAGCTTCAATTGAAGGTGGCAAATCTACAGATGGGTATGTTTTGAATCTATCTAGCTTTGATTTCCCTCTTTTGCTTCCTATCTCTAGTAACATTTCTCAGAAAATTGGTGGTGGATTGAACTGGTCTTCT GTAGCAATCTCTATCCATGGTACAAAAGCTTTTGTTTTCAATTTCTCATTAGAGGAAGATAGAAAGTCTGATCATGAACATGGATCATCCCACTTAGCTGGAAAATTGTTCATAGTTAGGCCATGGACACTACTGATTGAGCAATCCATTGCGGAAATGAAGAAAATTCTAGTCTGGGTATTGATCTACAATGTTCCTTTACATCTGTGGAATAAATTAGGTTTAAGATCCATTGCTTCTTTCATTGGAATCACGTTATTGATGGATGAATGTACCAAGAAAAAAACAAGACTCTCTTATGCTAGAGTATGTGCTGAGATTAGCTATGATTGTCCATACCCTAGCCTGATTCCTCTTTGGATTGATGGTAGACATGTCATGGATTTACCGGTGGAATATCAATGGAAACCTCCTAAGTGCTCTAATTGTTTATCTTTTGGACACACTGCTAGCTCCTGCTCATTATCAGGGGCGAAGAAGAAAGTTCACTGGAATCCCGAGAAAAACCAAATTCAAGGAAATAGTTTGGTCTCTGCAAATAACCAAAAGGAGATTGGCAATCAAGAAAGTACTGGAGTTAGTGGAGCTGAAATTTCAGTCCATAACACACATCCAAGTAAGGAGGTGTTTCAGCTTGATATACCTTTGCAGACAAATGAGAATGGCTTGGGTAATGCGGGTGTGTCACAAATCTCCTAA